From Eptesicus fuscus isolate TK198812 chromosome 22, DD_ASM_mEF_20220401, whole genome shotgun sequence, a single genomic window includes:
- the DUSP23 gene encoding dual specificity protein phosphatase 23 isoform X2, whose protein sequence is MSSGRVPETAGSSEAPEQVMGVQPPNFSWVIPGRLAGLALPRLPAHYQFLLAQGVRHLVSLTERGPPHGDSCPGLTLHRLRIPDFCPPDPEQIDRFVQIVDEANAQGEMRELRLREMADLPSASHLCEGAGSKPKW, encoded by the exons ATGTCGTCGGGGCGTGTCCCCGAGACTGCGGGGTCCTCCGAGGCGCCGGAGCAGG TCATGGGCGTCCAGCCCCCCAACTTCTCGTGGGTGATTCCGGGCCGGCTGGCGGGGCTGGCGCTGCCCCGGCTCCCCGCCCACTACCAGTTCCTGCTGGCCCAGGGCGTGCGGCACCTGGTGTCCCTGACGGAGCGCGGGCCCCCGCACGGGGACAGCTGCCCCGGCCTCACGCTGCACCGGCTGCGCATCCCGGACTTCTGTCCGCCCGACCCGGAGCAGATCGACCGCTTCGTGCAGATCGTGGACGAGGCGAACGCCCAGGGAGAG atgagggaactgaggcttagagagatggCTGACTTGCCCAGTGCCTCACACTTGTGCGAAGGAGCTGGCAGCAAACCCAAGTGGTAG
- the DUSP23 gene encoding dual specificity protein phosphatase 23 isoform X1, protein MSSGRVPETAGSSEAPEQVMGVQPPNFSWVIPGRLAGLALPRLPAHYQFLLAQGVRHLVSLTERGPPHGDSCPGLTLHRLRIPDFCPPDPEQIDRFVQIVDEANAQGEAVGVHCALGFGRTGTMLACYLVKEQGLAAGDAIAEIRRLRPGSIETYEQEKAVFQFYQRTK, encoded by the exons ATGTCGTCGGGGCGTGTCCCCGAGACTGCGGGGTCCTCCGAGGCGCCGGAGCAGG TCATGGGCGTCCAGCCCCCCAACTTCTCGTGGGTGATTCCGGGCCGGCTGGCGGGGCTGGCGCTGCCCCGGCTCCCCGCCCACTACCAGTTCCTGCTGGCCCAGGGCGTGCGGCACCTGGTGTCCCTGACGGAGCGCGGGCCCCCGCACGGGGACAGCTGCCCCGGCCTCACGCTGCACCGGCTGCGCATCCCGGACTTCTGTCCGCCCGACCCGGAGCAGATCGACCGCTTCGTGCAGATCGTGGACGAGGCGAACGCCCAGGGAGAG gctgtgggagtgcactgtgCCCTGGGCTTTGGCCGCACGGGCACCATGCTGGCCTGTTACCTGGTgaaggagcagggcctggctgctggggACGCCATCGCTGAAATCCGGCGGCTTCGACCCGGCTCAATCGAGACATATGAGCAGGAGAAAGCGGTCTTCCAGTTCTACCAGCGAACTAAATAG